One genomic region from Quercus robur chromosome 4, dhQueRobu3.1, whole genome shotgun sequence encodes:
- the LOC126722378 gene encoding nucleoporin alm1-like, whose protein sequence is MVAGKVRMAMGLQKSPASSKRETPPKPPLLSPNPSPTNKSPPKAVFSRSFGVYFPHSSAHVQPRPPDVTKLLRVVKDLRERESLLKTELLGHKLLKESVAIVPVLESEISSKNAEIDRASKRVDALEIENQKLRMELEELRTKIEYEREESEKKLKAMEVEISELKKTVSDRSSSSSILIESEELSSSQRFQGLMEVAVKSNLIKNLKKLHVLCSYRSS, encoded by the coding sequence ATGGTGGCTGGGAAGGTGAGAATGGCAATGGGGCTACAAAAGTCTCCGGCGAGTTCGAAACGAGAAACGCCACCGAAGCCTCCATTGTTGTCGCCGAATCCGAGTCCGACTAATAAATCTCCTCCGAAAGCCGTGTTCTCACGCTCCTTCGGCGTGTACTTTCCACACTCCTCCGCTCATGTTCAACCTCGCCCACCTGACGTCACCAAGTTGCTTCGCGTCGTCAAAGATCTGCGCGAGCGAGAGTCGCTGTTGAAAACCGAACTCTTGGGGCACAAGCTTTTGAAAGAGTCGGTGGCTATTGTTCCTGTCCTGGAGAGCGAGATCTCATCCAAGAATGCAGAGATTGATAGAGCTTCGAAGCGAGTGGATGCGTTGGAGATTGAGAACCAAAAGTTGAGAATGGAACTGGAGGAGTTGAGGACAAAGATTGAATACGAAAGAGAAGAAAGCGAGAAGAAGTTGAAGGCAATGGAGGTTGAAATCTCAGAGTTGAAGAAAACGGTGTCGGAtcgtagtagtagtagtagtattcTAATAGAAAGCGAGGAGCTCTCGTCTTCGCAAAGGTTTCAAGGCTTAATGGAAGTCGCTGTGAAATCAAATCTCATTAAGAACTTGAAAAAGCTCCATGTACTTTGTTCTTatagaagttcttaa
- the LOC126723300 gene encoding 60S ribosomal protein L12-like, with protein MKLTVQNRQAKVSVVPLAATLVIKALKELERDRKKMKNIKHNGDISLDDVVETAKVTCPRSMAKDLSGTIKEVLGTCVSMGCMVDGKDLKDLLQENSDGDVEVPLD; from the coding sequence ATGAAGCTGACTGTGCAGAATCGTCAGGCCAAGGTGTCGGTGGTGCCATTGGCAGCGACTCTGGTCATCAAGGCACTGAAGGAGCTAGAGCGTGACcggaagaagatgaagaatatTAAGCACAACGGGGATATCTCCCTTGATGACGTCGTTGAGACCGCCAAGGTTACGTGCCCTAGATCCATGGCCAAAGACCTCAGTGGGACCATCAAGGAGGTTCTCGGCACGTGCGTCTCTATGGGTTGCATGGTCGATGGGAAAGACCTTAAGGATTTGCTGCAGGAGAACTCCGATGGTGACGTGGAAGTCCCTCTGGACTGa